The Halorientalis sp. IM1011 genome window below encodes:
- a CDS encoding MBL fold metallo-hydrolase has product MSDYPEPEVAVESRSPAWLADRLAADDPVRLLDVRNRDEFEDWQIEGPSVEATLLPYMRWLQADAQDTVADRAAEIDGEGPITVVCGKGEASAYVAGLLTEAGIDAHNLAEGMEGWARVHRALELPCDAATVVQIQRPASGCCSYLVVVDDEAAVIDPLRAFTDRYVEAAAERDAAITTVVDTHVHADHVSGLRELAAETDATPVLPRMSDQRGVEFDTETIIDGETLTVRDATLRAVHLPGHTTGMTAFTVGDVLLSGDSLFVESVARPDLQRGEGGAEALAAQLYESLTERLADFPDDTLVAPGHYSDDATPADDGTYAARLGELRDCLPVFGMDRVEFTARIMRDMPPQPDNFERIVAANLGLERLDDDAAFEVELGPNNCAANPSLGE; this is encoded by the coding sequence ATGAGCGACTACCCCGAACCCGAGGTGGCCGTCGAGTCGCGGTCGCCCGCGTGGCTGGCCGACCGCCTGGCCGCGGACGATCCCGTCCGCCTGCTCGACGTGCGCAACCGCGACGAGTTCGAGGACTGGCAGATCGAGGGCCCGTCGGTCGAGGCCACCCTGCTCCCGTACATGCGGTGGCTACAGGCCGACGCACAGGACACCGTCGCCGACCGCGCCGCCGAGATCGACGGGGAGGGCCCGATCACCGTCGTCTGTGGCAAAGGCGAGGCCAGCGCCTACGTCGCCGGCCTGCTCACCGAAGCCGGGATCGACGCGCACAACCTCGCCGAGGGGATGGAGGGCTGGGCACGTGTCCACCGCGCGCTCGAACTCCCATGTGACGCCGCCACCGTCGTCCAGATCCAGCGGCCCGCGAGCGGGTGTTGCTCCTACCTCGTCGTCGTCGACGACGAGGCGGCCGTGATCGACCCGCTCAGAGCGTTCACCGACCGCTACGTCGAGGCGGCCGCCGAACGCGACGCCGCAATCACGACCGTCGTCGACACCCACGTCCACGCCGATCACGTCAGCGGCCTCCGGGAGCTGGCCGCCGAGACCGATGCGACGCCCGTGCTGCCACGCATGAGCGACCAGCGCGGGGTCGAATTCGACACCGAGACGATCATCGACGGCGAGACGCTGACCGTCCGCGACGCGACGCTCCGGGCGGTCCACCTGCCGGGTCACACGACGGGGATGACCGCTTTCACCGTCGGCGACGTGTTGCTCTCGGGGGACAGCCTCTTCGTCGAGTCGGTCGCTCGCCCGGACCTCCAGCGCGGGGAGGGTGGCGCGGAGGCTCTGGCCGCCCAACTGTACGAGTCGCTGACCGAACGGCTGGCCGACTTCCCCGACGACACGCTGGTCGCGCCGGGCCACTACAGCGACGACGCGACGCCTGCCGACGACGGCACCTACGCCGCGAGGCTGGGCGAGTTGCGCGACTGCCTGCCGGTCTTCGGGATGGACAGGGTGGAGTTCACCGCGCGGATCATGCGGGACATGCCGCCCCAGCCGGACAACTTCGAGCGCATCGTCGCCGCCAACCTCGGACTCGAACGGCTGGACGACGACGCGGCCTTCGAGGTCGAACTCGGCCCGAACAACTGCGCGGCCAACCCGTCGCTGGGCGAGTGA
- a CDS encoding thioesterase family protein: MDVPVVWENRVRFEETDMQGVVFYANYVTFQDETFSAFLRAVGYSYEDVEDAGWDMHVVNVDMDYRGQASFADELVHGYRIERIGESSMTGEYVARRADDGELLAEGTVTHVAVDGETDDPTRIPDEFREAVADFQETPPES; encoded by the coding sequence ATGGACGTACCCGTCGTCTGGGAGAACCGCGTGCGCTTCGAGGAGACCGACATGCAGGGCGTCGTCTTCTACGCCAACTACGTCACCTTTCAGGACGAGACCTTCTCCGCCTTCCTCCGGGCGGTCGGCTACAGCTACGAGGACGTCGAGGACGCCGGCTGGGACATGCACGTCGTCAACGTCGACATGGACTACCGCGGGCAGGCCTCCTTCGCCGACGAACTCGTCCACGGCTACCGGATCGAGCGCATCGGCGAGTCGAGCATGACCGGCGAGTACGTCGCCCGCCGCGCCGACGACGGCGAACTCCTCGCCGAGGGGACCGTCACCCACGTCGCCGTCGACGGCGAGACCGACGATCCGACCCGGATCCCCGACGAGTTCCGCGAGGCCGTCGCCGACTTCCAGGAGACACCGCCCGAGAGCTAG
- a CDS encoding DUF6663 family protein: MTATESGTYRVYGSDRDEGELSFVERGTEQPTYVRTDGYDEPLAEAVADLRPGHLVEATLDWSGEPAAITDLTVLSRTRLFVADGTPDIFERAKETFRQARTEEMPIYPTETHDTDGEPNGVLYVVAKQPGERDLFAEFCDGRKTIEPMLGKVEEGGVDPPYEVFCIRPATEPFFVIYIALDAGGLLAETLHDEYDPEQP, translated from the coding sequence ATGACGGCGACCGAGTCCGGGACCTATCGCGTCTACGGGAGCGACCGCGACGAGGGGGAGTTGAGCTTCGTCGAGCGTGGGACTGAACAGCCGACCTACGTCCGGACCGACGGGTACGACGAGCCCCTGGCAGAGGCCGTCGCCGACCTCCGGCCGGGACACCTCGTGGAGGCCACGCTCGACTGGAGCGGGGAACCGGCCGCGATCACCGACCTGACCGTCCTCTCTCGCACCCGCTTGTTCGTCGCCGACGGCACGCCCGACATCTTCGAGCGCGCGAAAGAAACCTTCCGGCAGGCCCGCACCGAGGAGATGCCGATCTATCCGACGGAGACCCACGATACCGACGGCGAGCCCAACGGCGTCCTCTACGTCGTGGCCAAACAGCCCGGCGAGCGGGACCTGTTCGCCGAGTTCTGCGACGGCCGCAAGACCATCGAACCGATGCTCGGGAAGGTCGAAGAGGGCGGCGTCGACCCGCCCTACGAGGTGTTCTGTATCCGTCCCGCGACCGAACCGTTCTTCGTGATCTACATCGCGCTGGACGCTGGCGGCCTGCTCGCCGAGACGCTCCACGACGAGTACGACCCCGAGCAGCCCTGA
- a CDS encoding cobalamin-binding protein — translation MRIVSLLPSATEIVYALGLEPIGVSHECDYPPAATEQPAVNRSRVDPEASSREINEQVADAEGSGDGVYAIDDDTLERLDPDLIVSQGICDVCAVDEVLVRDAVERLDLDAAVLTTDPHSLDDVFTDIRRIGDATGTSERATELVADLRERVEAIERTTAAAEERPRVAVLDWLDPVMVAGHWIPEMVEMAGGEYGMAEPGARSEPREFTEVREYDPEVLVAAPCGFGLDQTERNREDLTDREVWEDLTAVREGQVFAMDGHHYVNRPGPRLVDTLEHLAACLHPDLFDVPPSSVVRPFPGALA, via the coding sequence ATGCGCATCGTCTCCTTGCTCCCCTCGGCGACGGAGATCGTCTACGCCCTGGGACTGGAGCCCATCGGCGTCTCCCACGAGTGTGACTACCCGCCGGCGGCCACGGAGCAACCGGCCGTCAACCGCTCGCGGGTCGATCCCGAGGCGAGCAGCCGGGAGATCAACGAACAGGTCGCCGACGCCGAGGGGAGCGGCGACGGCGTCTACGCGATCGACGACGACACGCTGGAGCGACTGGACCCCGACCTGATCGTCTCGCAGGGCATCTGTGACGTCTGCGCCGTCGACGAGGTGCTGGTCCGGGACGCGGTCGAACGGCTCGACCTCGACGCCGCCGTCCTGACGACCGATCCCCACAGTCTCGACGACGTGTTCACAGACATCCGACGGATCGGGGACGCAACGGGGACGAGCGAGCGCGCCACGGAACTCGTCGCGGACCTCCGCGAGCGGGTCGAGGCGATCGAGCGAACGACGGCCGCCGCCGAGGAGCGTCCGCGCGTGGCGGTACTGGACTGGCTCGACCCCGTCATGGTCGCTGGCCACTGGATCCCCGAGATGGTCGAGATGGCCGGCGGGGAGTACGGCATGGCCGAGCCCGGCGCGCGGTCCGAACCCCGGGAGTTCACCGAGGTGCGGGAGTACGACCCCGAGGTGCTGGTGGCCGCCCCCTGCGGGTTCGGGCTGGACCAGACCGAGCGCAACCGTGAGGACCTGACCGACCGCGAGGTATGGGAGGACCTGACTGCGGTCCGTGAGGGACAGGTCTTCGCGATGGACGGCCACCACTACGTGAACCGACCCGGGCCGCGGCTGGTCGACACGCTCGAACACCTCGCGGCCTGTCTCCACCCCGATCTGTTCGACGTGCCGCCGAGTTCGGTCGTCCGGCCGTTCCCGGGCGCGCTGGCCTGA
- a CDS encoding desampylase: MLELTREVYDEMIAHARESAPEECCGVLGGEKGGNGESETSNADRYRRAENVASDPRRAYEIDPEEQLAHMQAIEDSGREVVGFVHSHPAGPPAPSRTDERQATWTDYPYVIVTLGGAEPFVGSWRWTSVGFQQEAVAIQSAASPT; the protein is encoded by the coding sequence ATGCTCGAACTGACTCGGGAAGTGTACGACGAGATGATCGCCCACGCTCGCGAGAGCGCGCCCGAGGAGTGCTGTGGTGTTCTGGGGGGCGAAAAGGGTGGCAACGGGGAGAGTGAGACCAGCAACGCCGACCGCTACCGCCGGGCGGAAAACGTCGCGAGCGATCCCAGACGGGCCTACGAAATCGACCCGGAGGAGCAACTCGCGCACATGCAGGCCATCGAAGATTCGGGGCGGGAGGTCGTCGGGTTCGTCCACTCACACCCGGCGGGGCCGCCGGCACCGAGTCGGACGGACGAGCGGCAGGCGACGTGGACGGACTACCCCTACGTGATCGTCACGCTCGGTGGGGCAGAACCGTTCGTGGGGTCCTGGCGCTGGACGAGTGTGGGATTCCAGCAGGAAGCGGTCGCGATTCAGAGCGCGGCGAGTCCGACGTAG
- a CDS encoding DUF5658 family protein — protein MSISSPETGLPAFGLAKPGYVESVFALVFVWGFGDAVSTLIALAFTGDVGMEANPFVRQLLVAHPLFMLAMKAAVAVIVGVTLLTYRDTIEQVPLWRSWILSVTGLGTLIVVTNVYVGLAAL, from the coding sequence ATGTCGATCTCATCACCCGAAACTGGACTGCCGGCGTTCGGACTCGCAAAGCCCGGCTACGTCGAGTCGGTGTTCGCGCTGGTGTTCGTCTGGGGTTTCGGCGACGCCGTGTCGACGCTGATCGCGCTCGCCTTCACCGGCGACGTGGGGATGGAGGCCAACCCCTTCGTCCGGCAGTTGCTCGTCGCCCACCCGCTGTTCATGCTCGCGATGAAAGCCGCCGTGGCCGTGATCGTCGGCGTCACGCTGCTGACCTACCGCGACACCATCGAGCAGGTGCCGCTGTGGCGCTCCTGGATCCTCTCCGTTACGGGGCTCGGGACGTTGATCGTCGTTACCAACGTCTACGTCGGACTCGCCGCGCTCTGA